From one Leifsonia soli genomic stretch:
- a CDS encoding PHP domain-containing protein: MSGTEAGRLPALLHGDFHVHSTFSDDARSTLAENIAAASAVGLRTIRLTDHVRASTAWVPEFLSAVAAEPVPDGLTVLTGVEAKLLHASGAVDTPSGLVVGPGGVDAVVIGDHQFPGTDGPWSPTATRERLDAGLAVDDALDLLIEGSIRAMERTPHAQLAHWFSILPKVGLDEARLGEERLLAWAQAAAATGTIVEVNEKWNCPGPDAIAALLDAGARIVASTDSHVATDVGRYERVPALLAEAADRAVAERPAAERPAAERPAAEREDAR; this comes from the coding sequence GTGAGCGGGACGGAGGCGGGCCGGCTGCCCGCTCTGCTCCACGGCGACTTCCACGTCCACTCGACGTTCTCGGACGACGCCCGCAGCACGCTCGCGGAGAACATCGCCGCCGCGTCCGCTGTCGGGCTCCGGACCATCCGCCTCACCGACCACGTGCGCGCCTCGACCGCCTGGGTGCCGGAATTCCTCTCCGCCGTCGCGGCGGAGCCGGTGCCCGACGGGCTGACCGTCCTGACCGGGGTGGAGGCCAAGCTGCTGCACGCGTCCGGCGCCGTCGACACTCCTTCCGGGCTGGTCGTCGGGCCCGGGGGCGTCGATGCGGTCGTGATCGGCGACCACCAGTTCCCGGGGACCGACGGCCCGTGGTCGCCCACCGCGACGCGCGAGCGGCTCGATGCCGGCCTGGCGGTCGACGATGCGCTCGACCTGCTCATCGAGGGCAGCATCCGCGCCATGGAGCGCACGCCGCACGCGCAGCTGGCGCACTGGTTCTCGATCCTGCCGAAGGTCGGCCTCGACGAGGCTCGGCTCGGCGAGGAGCGCCTCCTGGCCTGGGCCCAGGCCGCCGCGGCGACCGGGACCATCGTCGAAGTCAACGAGAAGTGGAACTGCCCGGGCCCGGACGCCATCGCGGCGCTGCTGGACGCCGGCGCCCGCATCGTCGCCTCCACCGACAGCCATGTCGCCACGGACGTGGGACGCTACGAGCGCGTCCCCGCCCTGCTCGCCGAGGCCGCGGATCGAGCGGTCGCAGAACGGCCGGCCGCAGAACGGCCGGCCGCAGAACGGCCGGCCGCAGAACGTGAGGACGCACGGTGA
- a CDS encoding sensor histidine kinase, which produces MTLDRWLSRLPLDSPSAFMKQVPTIVGFGIAVVIAVLPNGVPITNTSEFVAGVVLVAVASVLSLVVPWRRFAPEWAVVVPTLSLLAVGLLRLGTGSSASPFVVLTLLPFVWIASEEGRINIVIASLTTFVVLLAPLVVDGATRSVGDVVRAFFSPVIYLIVAIVINELAHRMRVQLAAAREAGERQETLLAQAVTAQDELVLNEARLKTANRLIQSIWNAVTEQSVIGTDLDGLIDVWNPGAEKMLGLTEKQVLDGRHHITDFHLPSELAERLQDMDARFTTVATTDEFSALVDTVRAGSADVRDWTYVRPDGKRVVVQVAATPRLDENGHRVGFIFVATDMTEAREFARLKDEFVGLISHELRTPLSSILGYLELLRDDDEDPLSEEQLQYLAVAERNAHRLLRLVGDLLFTAQVESGRFPLDIKDVELSSVVSASVESARPAAANAGVTLVAEVPDHTVAVRGDTLRLGQAVDNLVSNALKFTPSGGTVTVALRSDGSQAVIAVTDTGIGIPAVELSQLSQRFFRASTATRNAVPGVGLGLTITKAIVTAHGGRLDIASEEGVGTSISIVLPVETPAAVTGAIPRVEVTP; this is translated from the coding sequence ATGACCCTCGACCGCTGGCTCAGCCGGCTGCCGCTCGACTCGCCGTCCGCCTTCATGAAGCAGGTGCCGACAATCGTCGGCTTCGGGATCGCCGTGGTGATCGCCGTGCTGCCGAACGGCGTGCCGATCACCAACACCTCCGAGTTCGTGGCCGGTGTCGTGCTCGTGGCCGTCGCGTCGGTCCTTTCGCTCGTGGTGCCCTGGCGACGGTTCGCGCCGGAGTGGGCCGTGGTCGTGCCGACGCTGTCCCTGCTCGCGGTCGGGCTGCTCCGGCTCGGGACGGGGTCGTCGGCGTCGCCGTTCGTCGTTCTGACCCTGCTTCCGTTCGTCTGGATCGCCTCCGAGGAGGGGCGGATCAACATCGTGATCGCGTCGCTCACGACCTTCGTCGTCCTCCTGGCGCCCCTGGTGGTCGACGGGGCCACGCGGTCCGTCGGCGACGTCGTCCGGGCGTTCTTCTCCCCGGTGATCTACCTGATCGTCGCCATCGTGATCAACGAGCTCGCCCACCGGATGCGGGTCCAGCTCGCTGCGGCGCGGGAGGCGGGCGAGCGGCAGGAGACACTGCTGGCGCAGGCGGTCACCGCGCAGGACGAGCTGGTGCTCAACGAGGCGCGGCTGAAGACGGCGAACCGCCTCATCCAGAGCATCTGGAACGCGGTGACCGAGCAGTCGGTCATCGGCACCGACCTGGACGGCCTCATCGATGTGTGGAACCCCGGCGCCGAGAAGATGCTCGGCCTGACCGAGAAGCAGGTTCTCGACGGCAGGCACCACATCACCGACTTCCACCTCCCGTCGGAGCTGGCGGAGCGGCTGCAGGACATGGATGCGCGGTTCACGACGGTCGCGACCACCGACGAGTTCTCCGCCCTGGTGGACACGGTCCGTGCCGGCTCCGCCGACGTCCGCGACTGGACGTACGTGCGCCCGGACGGCAAGCGTGTCGTCGTGCAGGTGGCGGCGACCCCGCGCCTCGACGAGAACGGCCACCGGGTCGGGTTCATCTTCGTGGCGACGGACATGACGGAGGCGCGCGAGTTCGCCCGCCTCAAGGACGAGTTCGTCGGCCTCATCTCGCACGAGCTGCGGACGCCGCTCAGCTCGATCCTCGGGTATCTGGAGCTGCTGCGCGACGACGACGAGGATCCGCTGTCGGAGGAGCAGCTGCAATACCTGGCGGTCGCCGAGCGCAACGCGCACCGGCTGCTCCGCCTCGTCGGCGACCTGCTGTTCACCGCGCAGGTGGAGTCCGGACGCTTCCCGCTCGACATCAAGGACGTCGAGCTCAGCAGCGTCGTGTCCGCGTCGGTGGAGTCGGCCCGCCCGGCCGCCGCCAACGCCGGGGTGACGCTCGTCGCCGAGGTGCCCGATCACACGGTGGCCGTGCGCGGGGACACCCTGCGGCTCGGTCAGGCGGTCGACAACCTGGTCTCGAACGCGCTCAAGTTCACGCCCTCCGGCGGCACCGTCACGGTGGCTCTGCGCTCGGACGGCTCCCAGGCCGTGATCGCCGTGACCGACACCGGCATCGGTATCCCGGCCGTCGAGCTCAGCCAGCTCTCGCAGCGCTTCTTCCGCGCATCCACCGCGACCCGCAACGCGGTGCCGGGCGTCGGGCTCGGCCTCACCATCACGAAGGCGATCGTGACCGCCCACGGCGGCCGCCTCGACATCGCCAGCGAGGAGGGGGTGGGCACCTCGATCAGCATCGTCCTGCCCGTCGAGACGCCGGCGGCCGTGACCGGCGCCATCCCGCGTGTGGAGGTGACGCCGTGA
- a CDS encoding response regulator: protein MASVVTKYRVVVVEDDPDVAFFMKTVLEKRADAVAIAVTDPSVALARIAEFEPDLVITDIEMPGITGLDLLKELRAEYPGMPVVVMTAHVSVDYAVSALRAQADEFLSKPVASAELVAIVNRLAAEGRIKRAAARRQVVLAVGAHPDDVEIGVGGILAAHRDAGNEVVILTLSRGARGGDANDRQHESLASAELLGARLFLEDLEDTHISAADPTVGIIERVVAEIQPDIVYTHSSHDRHQDHRAVHAATNVATRSVRTVCCYQSPSATIDFRPTRFVPIDGFTDTKLQLLDCFRSQTELRGYLEPDFVLATARYWSRFGGGKNCEPLEVMRDTADISVPASAIHSDARIAGNRLNRTAE, encoded by the coding sequence TCTTCATGAAGACCGTGCTGGAGAAGCGAGCCGATGCGGTCGCCATCGCGGTCACGGACCCGTCCGTCGCCCTGGCCAGGATCGCCGAGTTCGAACCGGACCTCGTCATCACCGACATCGAGATGCCCGGCATCACCGGCCTCGACCTGCTCAAGGAGCTCCGCGCCGAGTATCCGGGGATGCCGGTCGTCGTGATGACCGCGCACGTCTCGGTCGACTACGCGGTCTCCGCACTCCGGGCGCAGGCCGACGAGTTCCTGAGCAAGCCCGTCGCGTCGGCTGAGCTGGTCGCGATCGTGAACCGGCTCGCCGCCGAGGGGCGGATCAAGCGCGCTGCCGCCCGCCGCCAGGTGGTGCTCGCCGTCGGCGCGCACCCGGACGACGTCGAGATCGGCGTCGGCGGCATCCTCGCCGCCCACCGCGATGCGGGGAACGAGGTCGTCATCCTGACCCTGTCGCGGGGCGCCCGCGGCGGGGACGCCAACGACCGCCAGCACGAGTCCCTCGCGTCCGCCGAACTGCTGGGCGCCCGGCTGTTCCTCGAAGACCTCGAGGACACCCACATCTCGGCGGCCGACCCGACGGTCGGGATCATCGAGCGCGTCGTCGCCGAGATCCAGCCGGACATCGTCTACACGCACTCGTCCCACGACCGGCACCAGGACCACCGGGCGGTGCACGCCGCGACCAACGTCGCCACCCGTTCCGTGCGCACCGTGTGCTGCTACCAGAGCCCGTCCGCCACCATCGACTTCCGGCCCACCCGCTTCGTCCCGATCGACGGGTTCACCGACACCAAGCTCCAGCTCCTCGACTGCTTCCGCTCGCAGACCGAATTGCGCGGCTACCTCGAGCCCGACTTCGTGCTCGCGACGGCCCGCTACTGGTCGCGCTTCGGCGGCGGAAAGAACTGCGAGCCCCTCGAGGTGATGCGCGACACCGCCGACATCTCGGTGCCTGCCTCCGCCATCCACTCCGACGCCCGCATCGCCGGGAACCGACTGAACAGGACCGCTGAATGA
- a CDS encoding response regulator produces MSERQKRVVIADDDDDIRGLMTIAANRAGVEIVAAVDNGSAALAAVQAGGIDLAVLDISMPGLNGVEVAEAIRADDLTRSTLILMVSASVQLLTDHGVVADRSDSFIVKPFSPRVLSTRIREMLDLEEPA; encoded by the coding sequence ATGTCTGAACGCCAGAAGCGCGTCGTGATCGCGGACGACGACGACGACATCCGCGGCCTGATGACCATCGCCGCCAACCGTGCAGGGGTGGAGATCGTCGCGGCCGTGGACAACGGCTCCGCCGCCCTCGCGGCCGTCCAGGCGGGCGGGATCGACCTCGCGGTCCTCGACATCTCGATGCCCGGGCTCAACGGCGTGGAGGTGGCCGAGGCGATCCGCGCGGACGACCTCACCCGCTCGACGCTCATCCTGATGGTGTCCGCGTCCGTCCAGCTGCTCACCGACCACGGGGTCGTCGCCGACCGGTCGGACAGCTTCATCGTCAAGCCGTTCAGCCCGCGGGTTCTGTCGACCCGCATCCGGGAGATGCTCGATCTGGAGGAGCCGGCATGA
- a CDS encoding pyridoxal phosphate-dependent aminotransferase encodes MTITGGWRRAAAGAGLLGADGSVRPTIFAEMSALAARTGAINLGQGFPDEDGPAAVLDAAVAAIRAGENQYPPGMGIADLRLAVAEHQKRFYGLDLDPDREVLITAGATEAIAATLLALLEPGDEVVTFEPYYDEYGAVIALAGGVHRTVPLEPPAFRPDLDRLRETVTDRTRAILVNTPHNPTGTVLDRETLTTVVELAERHDAVIITDSVYEHLTFGPEHIPLESLPGARERTIAISSGGKTFNTTGWKVGWLTAPPELVTAVLAVKQFLTYVNGAPFQPAIAAGLRLPDAYFTGIADALAHKRDVLSAGLSAAGFGVFPSDGTYFVVADAAPLGFPEGVELCRRLPELAGVVAVPLGAFSRGEYAARTASLVRFAFCKRMEVLEEAARRLAALAP; translated from the coding sequence ATGACGATCACGGGAGGCTGGCGGCGCGCCGCCGCTGGTGCAGGGCTGCTCGGGGCGGACGGCTCCGTGCGGCCGACGATCTTCGCCGAGATGAGTGCGCTGGCGGCACGCACGGGGGCGATCAACCTCGGTCAGGGTTTCCCGGACGAGGACGGCCCCGCCGCCGTGCTGGATGCCGCGGTGGCCGCCATCCGCGCCGGCGAGAACCAGTATCCGCCCGGGATGGGCATCGCCGACCTGCGTCTGGCCGTCGCAGAGCACCAGAAGCGCTTCTACGGTCTCGACCTCGACCCGGACCGCGAGGTGCTCATCACCGCGGGGGCGACGGAGGCCATCGCAGCGACGTTGCTCGCCCTGCTCGAACCGGGCGACGAGGTGGTCACCTTCGAGCCCTACTACGACGAGTACGGCGCCGTGATCGCCCTGGCGGGCGGCGTCCACCGCACCGTGCCGCTGGAGCCCCCGGCGTTCCGGCCGGACCTCGACCGGCTGCGCGAGACGGTGACCGACCGCACGCGCGCCATCCTCGTGAACACGCCGCACAATCCAACGGGAACGGTGCTCGACCGCGAGACGCTCACGACCGTCGTCGAGCTGGCCGAACGGCACGACGCTGTGATCATCACCGACTCCGTCTACGAGCACCTCACGTTCGGGCCGGAGCACATCCCCCTCGAGTCCCTGCCGGGCGCACGCGAGCGCACCATCGCGATCTCGTCCGGCGGGAAGACCTTCAACACGACCGGATGGAAGGTCGGCTGGCTGACGGCGCCTCCCGAGCTCGTCACCGCCGTCCTCGCCGTGAAGCAGTTCCTCACCTACGTGAACGGGGCGCCGTTCCAGCCGGCGATCGCGGCGGGACTCCGGCTGCCGGACGCCTACTTCACCGGCATCGCCGACGCTCTCGCCCACAAGCGCGACGTGCTCTCCGCCGGGCTCTCGGCGGCCGGCTTCGGCGTCTTCCCCTCGGACGGGACCTACTTCGTTGTCGCCGACGCAGCGCCGCTCGGCTTCCCCGAGGGCGTCGAGCTGTGCCGGCGGCTGCCGGAGCTCGCCGGTGTCGTCGCCGTGCCGCTCGGCGCGTTCAGCCGGGGCGAGTACGCGGCGCGCACCGCATCCCTGGTCCGGTTCGCGTTCTGCAAGCGGATGGAGGTGCTCGAGGAGGCGGCACGGCGGCTCGCGGCGCTGGCTCCCTGA
- a CDS encoding nitrilase-related carbon-nitrogen hydrolase, translating to MTDRPAELTIDDSTIAVAVAVAQFAPGDDRVRNRDTATGLIAVAASRGARLVVLPEYASYFTDPLGPSFARNAEPLDGEFVGALTAAAREHGLFVVAGLVERTDQSHRFSNTLVAVGPSGDVLATYRKQHLYDAFGAKESDWVVPGELDEPQTFAVDGVTVGLQTCYDLRFPEVTRRLADAGAQLVAVPAEWVRGPLKEFHWSTLLAARAIENTLYVAAADHPPSIGVGSSAILDPMGVTLAGLGDTTGVAVAEVSTARVREVRERNPALALRRYRVTPL from the coding sequence GTGACCGACCGGCCGGCAGAGCTCACGATCGACGACAGCACGATCGCCGTCGCCGTCGCCGTCGCCCAGTTCGCACCAGGAGACGACCGGGTGCGCAACCGGGACACGGCGACCGGGCTGATCGCCGTCGCCGCCTCCCGCGGCGCCCGCCTCGTCGTCCTGCCCGAGTACGCCTCCTACTTCACCGATCCGCTCGGGCCGTCGTTCGCCCGCAACGCCGAGCCGCTCGACGGCGAGTTCGTCGGGGCGCTGACCGCTGCGGCACGCGAGCACGGGCTGTTCGTGGTGGCGGGGCTCGTCGAGCGCACGGACCAGTCGCATCGGTTCTCGAACACCCTCGTCGCGGTGGGGCCGTCCGGCGACGTGCTGGCGACCTACCGCAAGCAGCACCTCTACGACGCGTTCGGTGCGAAGGAGTCGGACTGGGTCGTGCCCGGCGAGCTGGACGAGCCGCAGACGTTCGCGGTGGACGGCGTGACCGTCGGCCTGCAGACGTGCTACGACCTGCGCTTCCCGGAGGTGACGCGGCGCCTGGCCGACGCGGGCGCCCAGCTGGTGGCGGTGCCCGCCGAGTGGGTGCGCGGTCCGCTGAAGGAGTTCCACTGGTCGACGCTGCTCGCGGCGCGCGCCATCGAGAACACCCTGTACGTCGCGGCGGCGGACCATCCGCCGTCGATCGGCGTCGGCTCGAGTGCGATCCTCGATCCGATGGGCGTCACCCTGGCCGGTCTCGGCGACACCACCGGTGTCGCCGTCGCGGAGGTGTCGACCGCACGGGTGCGCGAGGTGCGGGAGCGCAACCCCGCCCTCGCTCTCCGCCGTTACCGGGTGACGCCGCTCTGA
- a CDS encoding ATP-grasp domain-containing protein, translating into MTDSPRTRVLVTGAGGPAGVAVIRSLLARDDVDVYAADMDGWASGLYLVEEGRRRIVPPGRSDGFVDALIAMSRADGIDVLFSTVDVELPGLAARRDELEAVGTKLAAPSHDTLVTCLDKFALVQRVGDQARVPVTRLLNAEGIGADWTFPVIIKPRSGAGSRGVRLIADRGTLEALGTDESIIIQENLPGEEFSVDVLAGLDGGVIAAVPRSRERVDSGVSIAGRTVRRPELSDTAAAVARAIGLTGVANVQLRYSSEGTPALLEVNPRFPGAMPLTIAAGVDMPSLLLDLVLGRPVPSAVDFEELANVRFLEDVFLAPADVLVSENAAHAEGLEE; encoded by the coding sequence ATGACCGATTCCCCCCGTACCCGCGTCCTGGTGACGGGAGCAGGCGGCCCCGCCGGCGTCGCGGTGATCCGCTCGCTGCTCGCCCGGGACGACGTCGACGTCTACGCCGCCGACATGGACGGATGGGCCAGCGGTCTGTACCTGGTGGAGGAGGGGCGCAGGCGGATCGTGCCGCCCGGGCGGTCGGACGGCTTCGTCGACGCGCTCATCGCGATGAGCCGGGCCGACGGCATCGACGTGCTCTTCTCGACGGTCGACGTCGAGCTCCCCGGGCTCGCCGCTCGCCGCGACGAGCTGGAGGCGGTCGGGACGAAGCTGGCCGCGCCGTCGCACGACACGCTGGTCACCTGCCTCGACAAGTTCGCCCTGGTCCAGCGGGTCGGCGACCAGGCGCGCGTCCCGGTCACGCGGCTGCTGAACGCGGAGGGGATCGGCGCCGACTGGACCTTCCCGGTCATCATCAAGCCGCGCAGCGGCGCCGGATCCCGCGGTGTCCGTCTCATCGCGGACCGCGGCACCCTGGAGGCGCTCGGCACCGACGAGAGCATCATCATCCAGGAGAACCTGCCGGGCGAGGAGTTCTCCGTCGACGTGCTCGCCGGGCTCGACGGCGGCGTCATCGCGGCGGTCCCGCGGTCGCGGGAGCGGGTCGACTCCGGCGTCTCGATCGCCGGGCGCACGGTACGGCGGCCGGAGCTCTCGGACACCGCGGCCGCGGTGGCCCGCGCGATCGGTCTGACCGGCGTCGCGAACGTGCAGCTGCGCTACAGCTCCGAGGGAACCCCGGCGCTCCTCGAGGTGAATCCGCGCTTCCCCGGTGCCATGCCGCTGACGATCGCGGCGGGCGTCGACATGCCGTCCCTCCTGCTCGACCTGGTGCTCGGCCGGCCCGTGCCGTCGGCGGTCGACTTCGAGGAGCTCGCGAACGTGCGCTTCCTGGAGGACGTCTTCCTGGCCCCCGCCGACGTGCTCGTCTCCGAGAACGCGGCGCACGCGGAGGGCCTGGAGGAGTGA